The Apium graveolens cultivar Ventura chromosome 11, ASM990537v1, whole genome shotgun sequence genome has a window encoding:
- the LOC141695593 gene encoding uncharacterized protein LOC141695593 yields MAHFEALYGRRCRTPTCLNEVGEKLLEGPDLVQVTTDKVKFALEKLRQARSRQKSYADKGRRECEFKIGDKVFLKVSPTKGIQRFGQKGKLSPRYIGPFKILEKVGVVVDRVALPPQLSRVHNVFHASVVRKYVYHPHHIVQYPLDTFDEDLSCEEEAEAILAREEKVMRKKTIPCVKVLWKNHDIREATWEMEDSDSSKKSYKYKITILFPSVQRIGKGYQWQGLATSE; encoded by the exons ATGGCACATTTTGAAGCATTATATGGACGCAGGTGCAGAACACCAACTTGTTTAAATGAAGTAGGAGAGAAACTTTTGGAAGGTCCTGACTTAGTTCAAGTCACTACTGATAAGGTAAAATTTGCTTTGGAGAAACTTAGGCAAGCTCGATCTAGACAGAAGAGTTACGCAGATAAGGGTAGGCGAGAGTGTGAATTTAAGATTGGAGATAAGGTCTTTCTAAAGGTATCTCCGACAAAGGGCATTCAGCGttttggtcagaaaggtaaatTGAGTCCGAGATATATTGGTCCATTTAAGATTCTCGAGAAGGTTGGAGTAGTAGTAGATAGAGTTGCATTACCACCTCAGTTGTCGCGAGTGCACAACGTATTTCATGCTTCAGTTGTGAGAAAGTATGTTTATCATCCACATCATATTGTTCAGTATCCTTTAGATACATTTGACGAGGATCTATCTTGTGAGGAGGAAGCTGAAGCTATATTGGCAAGAGAGGAAAAAGTTATGCGTAAAAAGACTATTCCTTGTGTGAAAGTTctttggaaaaatcatgatatTCGAGAAGCTACTTGGGAAATGGAGGATTCT GACTCATCTAAAAAGTCCTATAAATATAAGATTACTATTTTATTTCCGAGTGTACAGCGAATAGGCAAGGGATATCAG TGGCAAGGGCTAGCAACTTCTGAGTAG